The following DNA comes from Deinococcus cellulosilyticus NBRC 106333 = KACC 11606.
GCACAGCGTCTGCAAAGTACCCTGCAGCTTTCGGGTTCATCAGGACCACATCCACCCCACCCTGCACCACCAGCACAGCGTCCTCGATGGCATCCAGTACGGTGCGGTGCTGGTCCACCAGGGCAGCGATCTGCTCGGGTTCCAGATGGTGCATGGCCGCCTTGATGCGCCCACCCACCCACAGGCTTCCCAGCAGGCCCATCAGGAGGGACAGGCCAAACCAGGGAAGCAGGCTCAGGGCCACCTGCAAAGCCAGACTGCGCAGGTTCGGCAGCAGATACCCCGTGGACACCACCCCGATGACCGTTCCTGCACTGCTGTACACCGGGACCTTCCCACGAATGCTGTCTCCCAGACTGCCAGTTGCGGTGTTGATGATCTCCTTCCCAGCGAAAGGTGCGTCATTGTCCCCCCCCACCATTGGCTGACCAATGCGGTCCGGCAGCGGATGGGCCACCCGGATGCCCTGACGGTTCCCCACCACAATGAAATCTGCCCCCACCTGCTTCTGCAGGGCATTCACCAGTGGATTGATCACCTGCACGGCATCTTTGCGGGTCAGGTGCTCCTTGACCTGCGGCAGGGTCGCCACCATCCGCGAAATCGCCAGGGCCTTCTCGCCGTAATCATCCAGGGCCTGGCGGTACAGCAATTGCACCTCTGCCCCACCGAGCATCAGAAACCCCAGGCTGAACAGCACAAACAGCAAACGAAAAAAGCGCCACCGGATGCCGGGCATCCGCCCACTGTTCAAAGTGGGGATGTAATCCCGGGTCTGTGGGGTGGCACTTTGCATGGTCGTGTCCTTATTTTAGGGGGTTGATGGGGGTAGGGGCGGGCCGCTGGCCCGCCCCTGATTGGCAGAATTTCCGGGATGAGCCAGTGGCCCATCCCTACAGCCTCTACGCCGGAAACACCAGCGCACTCTGCGGCGTGAAATTGATGCTGACCTGTCCGAATCCCACAGGGGATGGGGTGTGGACCCTCAGGCGTTCGTCTCCGACCTGGAACCAGTGCTCGTAGTGGGACCCAAGGTACAGGGAGTGTTCCTTGTCCCCCTGCAGGCTGTTTCCGGTGCGTTCTCCGAGGGTGAGGCGCTCGGGACGCAGCACCACCTTGCATTTTTCCCCTTTGCGCACATTGGCATTCACGCGGGCTTTGACCACGCTGCTGCCGACCTGCACGGTGGCTTCCTGCTGTTCGACCTGCAGAATCTGACCGCTGAGGATGTTGGGGCTTCCCATGAAGTCTGCAATAAACAGCGAATTGGGGTTCTCGTAGAGTTCCTGGGGGGTGGCAATCTGGGCGAGTTGCCCACCATGCAGCACAGCAATGCGGTCTGCGATGGCCATGGCTTCTGCCTGATCGTGGGTCACGAAGACGGCGGTCATTTTTGCGGCTTTGAGGGCTTCTCGCAGCCAGACCCGGGCATACTCGCGGAGTTTGGCGTCCAGGTTGGAGAGGGGTTCGTCCAGCAGCAACAGCACAGGGTCGGTCACGAAGGCACGGGCCAGGGAGACCCGTTGTTGCTGCCCTCCGGAAAGCTGCCCGGGGAAGCGTTCAGACAGACCTTCCAGACCGATGCGGTTCAGGGTCTGCTCGACTTTTGCACGGGCCTGATCTCTGGGGGTTTTGCGGAGTTCCAGCCCGAAAGCCACGTTCTGGGCAACGGTTTTGTGGGGCCACAGGGCGTAGGACTGGAACACCAGACCGATGTTGCGTTTTTCCGGTGGGACAATGGTGTCCGTCTGGGAGTTGAAGATGTCCTTGCCGCCCAGGGTGATGCTGCCCGTGTCAGGGGTCTCCAGACCGGAGAGGCAACGAAGCAGGGTGGTTTTCCCACTTCCAGAGGGACCGAGCAGGGCGATGATCTCCCCTTCCTGCACGTCGATGCTGAGGTCTTTCAAAATCTGGTTCTGACCGAGTTTCTTGCTGAGGTTCTTGATGCTCAAAGTGGCCATAAATCACTCTCCTGCTTTCACACCAAGCTTGTTGGCGATCAGGTACACGATGCTGATGATCACGATCTGGATGGTTGAAAGGGCCGCGATGGAATCCACTGCCCCGGTGGCCCACAGAGACACAATCAGGGAGCCGAGCACTTCGGTGCCTGGGGTCAGCAGGTACACGCCAGTGGAGTACTCACGCACAAACTGCATGAAGAGGAGCAGCCACGCAGAGAGCAGACCGCCTTGCAAGAGGGGCAGGGTGATCTTCTGGAAGGCCTTCAGGGGGCTGGCTCCGACCATGCGGGCCGCTTCTTCGAGGTCCTTGCTGATCTGCATCAGGGTGGCGGTCAGGAGGCGCACCCCGTAAGGCATCCAGACGATGGTGTAGGCAATGATCAGGCTGACCAGGGTGGTTCTGAGGAAACCCACGGGTTTGAAAAACAGAAACAGCCACAGGAAGGCCAGACCCATGATCAGTCCAGGCACCGAGCGGGGCAACCCGGCGAGGTAATCCAGGGTGCGTTTCAGGC
Coding sequences within:
- a CDS encoding ABC transporter ATP-binding protein, producing the protein MATLSIKNLSKKLGQNQILKDLSIDVQEGEIIALLGPSGSGKTTLLRCLSGLETPDTGSITLGGKDIFNSQTDTIVPPEKRNIGLVFQSYALWPHKTVAQNVAFGLELRKTPRDQARAKVEQTLNRIGLEGLSERFPGQLSGGQQQRVSLARAFVTDPVLLLLDEPLSNLDAKLREYARVWLREALKAAKMTAVFVTHDQAEAMAIADRIAVLHGGQLAQIATPQELYENPNSLFIADFMGSPNILSGQILQVEQQEATVQVGSSVVKARVNANVRKGEKCKVVLRPERLTLGERTGNSLQGDKEHSLYLGSHYEHWFQVGDERLRVHTPSPVGFGQVSINFTPQSALVFPA